The Xanthomonas sontii genome contains a region encoding:
- the ybaL gene encoding YbaL family putative K(+) efflux transporter, with protein sequence MHHDTSLIDIIAVGLALAFILGTLAHRLKLSPLVGYLVAGICVGPFTPGFVADQALATQLSELGVMLLMFGVGLHFSLEDLMEVKWIAIPGALAQIAVATLLGWGLAWSMGWPTLHGLVFGLALSVASTVVLLRAMEERRLLETQRGRIAVGWLIVEDLVMVLALVLLPALADALGGKGADTGAILGALGVTLLKMAAFVAVMLVVGRRAIPWALEKVAATGSRELFTLSVLAIALGVAFGSATLFGVSFALGAFFAGMLLKESELSHKAANDSLPLRDAFAVLFFVSVGMLFDPHILVEHPWQVLATFLTITVGKSLAAFVIVRAFGHPTGIALTISTSLAQIGEFSFILAGLGVSLAILPETGRDLILAGALLSIIANPLLFTWLDRWQARQAVEAPVTVEPELPPGPSLDLVDHAIVIGYGRVGSALAAVLRERGVPVLVIDDNRDHVERAHADGIPGIRGSAAADRVLAEAHPDKAKIAILAIPQPLEAGEALAKLRALNPALTLLARAHSDAEVKHLLDHGADGTVMAERELAYSLAEMVMATPPYRGMRAAAR encoded by the coding sequence ATGCATCACGACACCAGTCTCATCGACATCATCGCGGTCGGGCTCGCGCTCGCCTTCATCCTCGGCACGCTCGCCCATCGCCTCAAACTCTCGCCGCTGGTCGGCTATCTGGTGGCGGGCATCTGCGTGGGCCCGTTCACGCCGGGCTTCGTCGCCGACCAGGCCCTGGCCACCCAGTTGTCGGAACTGGGGGTGATGCTGCTGATGTTCGGCGTGGGGCTGCACTTCTCCCTCGAAGACCTGATGGAAGTGAAGTGGATCGCGATCCCCGGCGCGCTGGCGCAGATCGCGGTCGCCACCCTGCTCGGCTGGGGGCTGGCCTGGAGCATGGGCTGGCCGACCCTGCACGGCCTGGTGTTCGGCCTGGCGCTGTCGGTGGCCAGCACCGTGGTGCTGCTGCGGGCGATGGAGGAACGGCGCCTGCTGGAAACCCAGCGCGGGCGCATCGCGGTCGGCTGGCTGATCGTGGAGGACCTGGTGATGGTGCTGGCGCTGGTGCTGCTGCCGGCGCTGGCCGACGCGCTCGGCGGCAAGGGCGCCGACACCGGGGCGATCCTCGGCGCGCTCGGCGTGACCCTGCTGAAGATGGCCGCGTTCGTGGCGGTGATGCTGGTGGTCGGCCGCCGCGCGATTCCGTGGGCGCTGGAGAAGGTCGCTGCGACCGGCTCGCGCGAACTGTTCACCCTGTCGGTGCTGGCGATCGCGCTGGGCGTGGCGTTCGGCTCGGCCACCCTGTTCGGCGTGTCGTTCGCGCTGGGCGCCTTCTTCGCCGGCATGCTGCTGAAGGAATCCGAGCTCAGCCACAAGGCCGCCAACGACTCGCTGCCGCTGCGCGACGCCTTCGCGGTACTGTTCTTCGTCTCGGTGGGCATGCTGTTCGATCCGCACATCCTGGTCGAGCATCCCTGGCAGGTGCTGGCCACGTTCCTGACCATCACCGTCGGCAAGTCGCTGGCCGCCTTCGTGATCGTGCGAGCGTTCGGCCACCCCACCGGCATCGCCCTGACCATTTCCACCAGCCTGGCGCAAATCGGCGAGTTCTCCTTCATCCTGGCCGGCCTGGGCGTGAGCCTGGCGATCCTGCCCGAGACCGGCCGCGACCTGATCCTGGCCGGCGCGCTGCTGTCGATCATCGCCAACCCGCTGCTGTTCACCTGGCTGGACCGCTGGCAGGCGCGGCAGGCGGTGGAGGCGCCGGTGACGGTGGAGCCGGAGTTGCCGCCGGGCCCGTCGCTGGACCTGGTCGACCACGCCATCGTGATCGGCTACGGCCGGGTCGGCAGCGCGCTGGCGGCGGTGCTGCGCGAGCGCGGCGTGCCGGTGCTGGTGATCGACGACAACCGCGACCACGTCGAACGCGCCCACGCCGACGGCATCCCCGGCATCCGCGGCAGTGCCGCCGCCGACCGCGTGCTGGCCGAGGCGCACCCGGACAAGGCCAAGATCGCGATCCTGGCGATCCCGCAGCCGCTGGAGGCCGGCGAGGCCCTGGCCAAGCTGCGCGCGCTGAACCCGGCGCTGACCCTGCTGGCGCGGGCGCACAGCGATGCCGAGGTCAAGCACCTGCTCGACCACGGCGCCGACGGCACGGTGATGGCCGAGCGCGAGCTGGCCTATTCGCTGGCGGAAATGGTGATGGCGACGCCGCCGTACCGGGGGATGCGTGCCGCGGCGCGCTGA